From Deltaproteobacteria bacterium:
GGACTCATGACGTAGCGGTCACCGTCGCGATAGACGAGATTCGCGACGCTCGCCAGGTCGCGCCGCGCCAGAACATCGTCGAAACGCGCGAAGAACTCGTTGGGCTCGCCGCAAACCCCGAAGTCCGGCTCGAGGAGCCGGCAGCAGGCGAGCGGGGAGGCGCTGAAGCCGATGCCCCCCACGACCACGGGCGCCGCCGTCTGTCGCCGGAGGATGGCCATCAGACGGCGCAGGGGCACGAGCGGCAGGTAGCGCGGCTCGTCGGGCGGCGTGAGAAAGCTCGTGCTCGTCGCACCTCCAAGATACTCCTCGATCGCCAGCACGTCCGAGTTGCGGTGGTGGATCCCGACCATCCGCGGTGCGCGAGCGAGCAGACCTGCGATGACCAGCTCCCACTGCGACGGCGGCACCCCGAGCAGGTCGCAGCGTTCGACAGTCAGGCCGTGCTGGCGGGCGAGGGCCGAGGTCTGGACGAAGCCTCCGTAGGCGTAGACGGCCGTCTGCGCGAGGTTCGTCGCGTTGAGCAGGAGCAGGTCCACGGGCCGCTGGCTCACGAAGGCCCTCCTCTCGTCTCGCACCACGCCGCGGACGTAGCGCGGCGGTGCTGCTCGCCGGGCTCTACTCGACCTGGTCCGGCTTCAGGTAGGGCTTGCGAAAGAGGCCGAGCGCCGAGGGGAGCTTCACGTCGGCCTGGTAGTCTGCGAGCACCCGACGCGCCGCCAGCCGGAAGGGCTTCGGCGCCACGGGCGACGGCTTGCGGCGAGGGCGCCCGGTCATGAGCTGCGCCCGCACCGACCCCACACCTCCCTCTTTGATCCGCATCCAGCCGCTGTAGCCGATGAAGTTGCCGGGCCAGGTGAGCAGGGCCTGGAGCACCTGCGCCTGGATCGGCGCCGCGACCTTCGCCACGTTCACCATCACGGGCAGGGGAACGGGCTTCGAGGAGAAGATGGCCGCAAAACCCTCGGCCGACCCCCCTTCGGGCAAGACGGTGCCTTGCGCCTTGCCGAGCTTGAGCGCCTGGATCGCCGACGCCGTGTCGGGGACCTTCAGCCACTCGAAGTACGACGGCGCCACCTCGCCGTCGAGGAGCACGTTGGTCACGAACTCCTTGTCGAAACGACCCACGCGCGCAAGCACGACGGACTTACCGGCGAGCTCGTTCACGCTCTTGATCGGCGCCTTGGCCAGGATCTGCCAGGCACCGGTGGTCGCGCCGCGCCGCGAGAGCGAGGCAAAGGCCACCCACCCCTTGGCCTGCTCGGAGAGCGTCTGCGCCCCCACCACGGCGAAGTGCACCGCCTTCTTGGCCGCCGCGGCGTACAGATCCTTGTCGCTCGCAAAGCTCCGGCCGCTGAAGGAGCGACCGGTCGTCTCCGCTAGATGCGCGGCCAGCTTCTCCACCGCCTCGATGCGCTCGGCGCGACCGACGCCCGCCAGCGTGGGCAGGTACATGCCGACCACCAGCTTCTTCTGCGCGCGAGCCGTGGAGGCGGCCATGGCTCCGACGACGACGACGATTGCCGTGACTGCGATGCGCCGGGTCATCGACCACCTCCGAACCCGAAGATGCGTTCCTTGGTCTGCACCCACTGCCGTACGGCCGGCAAGCCGCGCCCGCCCGCAGCCCGCAGGTAGGCCACGTAGGCCAGGTAGGCCGCCTTCTTGTCCTTCTGCACCTCGTCGTAGAAGATGCCGAGGTTGAGCCGCGCTTCGGGCACCTGCGCCGCCAGCCGCTCGAAGGCCTTCATCGCCGGCCCCGTCTCCTTCATCTGGAACTGGAGACAGGCCTGGAAGAGCTCGTCGGCGGGATTCGGCTTGCCGAGGGTCGTGCGCAGCTTCGTGGCCAGCGCATCCGCACCGCGGTAGTTGGCCGCCGCATAGAGCTTGTGCGCCTGCTGCCGCAGAGCCGCGGTGTAGAGGCCCGAGACGTCCTCGTTGGTCTTGCGCTGGCGGTAGATCGGCTCCAGCACCTTGATCGCCAGGTCGAACGTCCCCGCGCGGTAGTCGAGGTAGGCGCGCAGCAGCTTCACCCCCATGGGGTTCGCGTACGCGCCTGCCATCACCCGCTCCGGCGCTGGCTTCTTGCTCCCCGTGAAGCCGGTGAAGGCGCGCACCGAGAGCTCGCGCTGCCCTTCCTCGGCGGCCGCCAGCGCGGTGAGGAGCCGGCCGCGCTGCACGTCCTCCGGGCCGAGGAGCGCCTTGGAGGCCTCCGCGTCGACGAGGTCCTTGAGCGCGTTCTTGGCCCGCCCCGCCTCCCACTCGAGGTTGGCCCGGCGCACGAGCGCCTGCCCGAGCAGCGCCTTGCCCGTCTCGCCCTGGGCCTCCTTCCCCGGGAGGCGCCGCAAGCGCACGACCGCGCGGTCGGCCTGCTTGGCGAGGAGCTCCGCCGCCGCGGTCGCGAGCTCCACCGCCCCCGCGTCGTCGGCCGACAGCCTCGCTGTCCCCACGCGCGCGAGGACCTTGAGCGCCGCCGCGCCCTTGCCGAGCGCGACCAGCACGCGCCCCTCGAGCAGGCCCGTCTTCCAGTCGCCGCGCTCGTTCGCGGGGATCCCCGCCAGCACCTTCTGCGCCCGCGCGGCGTCACCTTGCTCGAGGGCCACGGCGGCCATCGCACCCCGCACCTCGGCCGGCATGACGTTGTGATCGAGCAGCTTCTCCAGCTCGGCGTAGGCGTCCGCGAGCTTGCGCGCGCGACTCAGCTGGTGCGCACGCGCGAGCCCCACCATCACGAGACCGATACGCGCCTCGCGCGCCTGCGCGTCGAGCTTCACCGCCTTGCGATAGGCTTCGACGGCCTGCTCCTGCTGCCCCAGGTAGTAGTGATCGTGACCGAGCTCGGTCAAAAACTCGGCGTTCGTCGGGTGCTGCTCCGTCAGACCGGCGTGGAGCTCGCGCGCCTTCTTCGGATTTCCTCCGCGCCGCTGGAGCCGCCCGAGGAGCGCCGTCTGCCGGGGATCTCCCGGCGAGAGGCGGGCGGCCTGCTGCTGCATGTGCAGCGCCTGGCGGATGTTCCCCTGCGAGAGATAGGTCCGGGCGAGCGCCTCGTAGGTCGGCGCCGACCGCGCGTCGAGCTGCAGCGCGTACTGGAGCTGCGCCAGGGCCTGGCCATAGTTCCGCATCTCGCGGTAGCACTCGCCCGCACCGAAATAGCCTTGCGCGTCCTTCGGCGCGCGACCGATATAGTCGCGATAGCGCAATAGCGCCTCGTTGAAGCGTCGCAGCACGCGCAGGGTGCGCGCCACGCGCAGGGCCACCTGCTTCCCTTCGACCGAATCGGCCGAGAGACCGGTCTGCGCGCGCCGGAGCACCTCGAGCGCCTCCGCCGCCTTGCCGGACATCACGAGCCCGTCGCTGAGCCCCATCTGCGCCGGCAGGTAGGCCGCCGTCCCCTGCGGCACCTTGCGAAACTCCTCGAGCGCGTCACCGAGCTTGCGCAGCCGGAGCAGCGCGGTGCCGAGCTTCACCCGCTCGCCGTGGCTGTCCTCCTCCTCGTCCAGGATCGCCGTCAGCGCCGCCGCCGCCTTGGCCCAATCCCCCACCTTCTCGTAGTGCGTCGCAAGGACCCGCTGCACGGCCAGATTCTTGGGCTGGGCGCGGACCACCTCCTCGAGCATCGCCACCCCCTCCTTCGCGTAGCCCGCCGCCGTCAGGTGGATGCCGAGCTGCTCCTTCAACGCCGCGCTGGCGGGAAAGCGAGAGACGGCTCCTTTGAGCATCGCCGCGGCCGCCGCGTGCATCCCGAGCACGCCGTACACGCGGCTCAGTCGCAGGTAGGACGGCAGGTAGTCGCGCGCGAGCACCGTGGCCTGCTGGTAGGCCGCCACGGCCTGGCGATAAGCCTTCTGCGCGTCGTCACGCTTGCCCGCTTCGGCCAGGCGATCGCCCTCGCGCTCTTGCTGCTCGCCTTTGGCGAAGACCGCCACGTGCTTGCCCGTCCCTTCGTGGCGCTCCTGCGCGACGAGGGAGTGATCGGGCCAGCTCGCAAGGGTGACGACAACCAGGAGGGTGGACGCGCGGCGGGGTGCCGCCCACGGAAACCGGGCTCTTTTCATCGTTTTTCTTGTCGGCGGTTGTGCGAGCAAGGTACCACGCGTCGACGGAGCGGTCAAACCGACGGCGGGCTTTACTTCCCCGGCGATTTGGTCTGGGATGGGCCCATGAGCGAGCTCCCGCCGAAGCTTCATCCCCCGACTCCGCTGCGGGGCTTCCAGCGCCGCTTCCTGCGCGCCCAGGCGCACGCGCTCCGACCGGTCGTGCAGGTGGGCCGCGCGGGGATCACCGACGGCGTCGTCGAAGCGGCCGGCCAAGCGCTGCTCGATCACGAACTGATCAAGGTTCGCCTCGACGAGCCCGAGGAGAAGAAGGAGATGGCCACCGACCTCGCGTCGCGCACCGGATCGCATCTTTGCGGCCTGGTGGGGCACACGGTGATCCTCTACCGCGCGCACCCCGAGAAGCCGAAGCTGGCGGTACCCACCCGCAGCCGGCCGAAGAAGTAGCGTACCGAACATGGATCCACGGCAAAGCCCCCCGTCCAACCCCTACGCGCCACCGGCCGCCTCGGACACGGCCTGGGAGCCCGCGCCGCATAGCCCCGACACCCCGCCGCTGCCGACCGGCGCACCGAAAGTGTTCGGCGTCCTCTCCATCGTCTTCGGCTCGATCGTGCTCCTCGGCGGTCTCTTCGGCGCGTGCGGGGGCCTCGCCGGCCAGAGCATGACGCGCATGGGCCGCATGGGCTCGTCGCTGCGTGGACGGGAAGCCGAGGCGGTGCGCGCGATGATGGACCAGATCGGCTCCATCTACACCGTGATCGGCGCCCAGAGCCTGGTCTTCTCCGCCATGTCGGGGCTGCTGCTGGCGATCGGCATCGGCCAGCTGCGCTACCGACGGTGGGCCTGCCGCTGGTCGGTCTACTGGGGCTACGCCGCCCTCGCCGTGCTCGCAGGGGTCATCGTGCTCTCGCTCACCGTCGTGGGCCCGGCCTACGCGCGCATGATCGAGACGCTCGCCAAACATTCGCCGTCGGGAGCCATCCCGGCCGGCTTCTCGAGCGGCATGGCCAGCATCTTCGGCGGCACCTCGGCCATCTTGATGATCGTCTTCTACGCCCCCTATCCGATCCTGATGCTGCTCTTCTTCAACCGCGACCGTATTCGCGCGGCGATGAATCAGTAGCGCGCGAGGAGCCCTCGACCTATGGACGCACTCGTAGTGCGAGGCGGGAACCGCCTCACCGGCGAAGTTCAGATCAGCGGGGCCAAGAACGCCGCGCTGCCCCTCATCGCCTCGGCCATCCTGACGGGCGGTCGCAACACCTTCAAGAACGTCCCGGCGCTGAACGACGTTCAGACGATGGCCAAGGTCCTCGAGGGAATGGGGGCCGAGGTCTCCGGGCGGCGCACGCTCAAGGTGGCGACCTCCTCGATCGACACGCTCGAGGCGCCGTACGAGCTGGTCCGCACCATGCGAGCCTCGGTGCTGGTCCTCGGGCCCACGGTGGCGCGGTACGGCCGCGCGCGCGTCTCTCTGCCCGGCGGGTGCGCCATCGGGGCGCGTCCCATCGACCAGCACCTGAAGGGCCTCGCCGCCATGGGGGCCCACATCGACCTGCGCGAGGGCTACGTCGAGGCGCGGGCGCGCAAGCTCCACGGCGCGGAGATCGTGTGCGACATCGTCACCGTCACCGGCACGATGAACCTGATGATGGCGGCCTGCCTCGCCAAGGGGCGCACGGTGATCGAGAACGCCGCGCGCGAGCCCGAGGTGGAAGAGCTCGCCCGCGTGCTGAACAAGATGGGGGGCCGCGTCTGGGGGGCCGGTACGCCGGTCGTGACCATCGAGGGCGTGGACGAGCTCCATCCGATCGAGCACGCCATCATCGCGGACCGCATCGAGGCCGGCACCTTCATGGTCGCGGCGGCGGTCACCGCCGGGGACGTGCTGCTCAAGGGCTGCCTCCCCGAGCACCTGGAGGCCGTGATCGCAAAGCTCCGGCAGGCGGGGGTCCACGTCGAGGCGGCGCAGGACGGAGTCCGCGTGCGCGGGGCGGCCCACTTCGAGCCCGTCGAGATCACCACGCAGCCGCACCCCGGCTTTCCAACGGACATGCAGGCCCAGTTCATGGTGCTCGCTGCGCTGGCCGAGGGGCAGAGCGTGATCACCGAGACGATCTTCGAGAACCGCTTCATGCACGTGCCCGAGCTCTGCCGCATGAACGCGGACGTGCACGTCGTCGGACGCACGGCCATGGTGCGCGGGCCGACGCGCTTTCACGGCTGCACGGTGATGGCCTCCGACCTGCGCGCCTCGGCCGCCCTGGTGCTCGCGGGCCTCGTGGCCAAGACGGGGGTGACCACGGTGCGGCGGATCTATCACCTCGACCGGGGCTACGAGCGTCTGGAGCTGAAGCTGCGGAAGCTCGGGGCCGACGTCCGCCGGGTTAAGGAAAAATAGGCAACACCCCAAACCCCAAGGGTCTTCATTGGTTCGACCGCGCGCCGGTCGCCTCATGTGCGATTCCGCACTACACCCCTTGTCATTTCGCTCACTCACGCTAAGAAGTGGGGCGAATCTCCATCTCTAGGGAGGATCCCGTGTTTGCGCGATGCGTTATTTTTGTGGGCCTCCTCGTGGGCTCCGGGGCGTCGGCCTGGGCTCTCACTGCCCCCAAACCGGGCGGCGTGGCACGCCCCTTCGGCCTGATCCTGCAAGCGCCCTTTCCCTGCGGTACCAAGTTCATGGTGACCACCAACTATGGCCTGAGCACGCGGCTCAACGACCCGGGCTACGCCAACGACTACTACGCGCTCAACTTCGTGCGCGACGAGGTGGGGGGCGGGTTCGGCAAGCCGGTCGTGGCCGTCGCGGCGGGGACGGTGCGCTACGCCGACTGGGCCAAGAATGGCTGGAAGGGCTACGGCTACCTGGTGATCGTCGAGCACGACTTCAAAGACGGACACAGCTACTCCTCCGCCTACGGGCTCCTGAACTCGATTGCCGTGAAGACCGGGCAGAAGCTGACGGCCGGACAGACCCTCGGCACTCTCGGCAAGAGCGGCGAGGAGAAGCTCGATTTCTACAAGAACCCGTCGCTGCACTTCGCCATGTACCGGGACTCGCAGGTCGGCAGCGGGGGTCCGTACGGCGGAGCGTCGATGGTGCCCGAGCCGCTCGGCGGGGCGCAGGATCTGGCGGAGAACGTCAAGGCCGTGGCCTCTTGCGCGACGCTGCCCGATGGGGGCGTGAAGCTCGACGGCACGGTGACCGAGGCCGGGATGCCACCCAAGGACGGAGGCGTGGGCGAGGCGCTTCCGGCGCGCGACCAGGGCCCCGTGGGCGACGGCGGGGGTTCCGGCGACGGCCGGTCGACCGACGCCTCGGCGACAGAGGGGGGCGGACCGGCGCGCCAGGACGGAGCAGCCCCCCCGCCCCTCGCGAACGGCGAGGCGCCGGCCTCGTGCGCCGCGCTGCCCGGGGCCACCGCGGGACGCGGACTCGAACTCCTCGCCGCGCTCGGGCTCGTGGCGCTCTGCGCCCGCCTTGCAGGGGGTCGCCGCCGACGGCGCTAGGAACGCCGACGACGCGCTCGCCCTCGGAGCGCGGCCTTCTTCTCAAAGGGCATCGGCAAGACGTACTGCACGAACTTCCGCTGGTCCCCCGCCTGAAGCTCCAGGTTCGACATCAGGATCGCCGGCGAGGTGGTGCTGACGGGGACGACCCCCGACTCCGCCCCGCAATAGGCGTTGTCGCAGCGCGGGGAATCTCCGGCCGCCACCACGTTGCGCAAGGCCGAGAGCGGCGTGCCGACGAAGTTCACGTTCCGCACCAGGTTCTCGCGACCGTCGGCCCAGACCTGCACGGCCAGCGTCACCTGTCCCATGAAGGCCTGGAAGTCGTACGAGTCGGTCGCCGTCTCGCCCCCTTCGGCCTCGAGGATCATGATCCCGAAGGGGAGCTTCTGCCGGCGGAGCTCCTCGAGGAAGAGGCGCCGCAGCTCGGCGTGGCTCACTCCCTTCTCCGCCTCCACGATGAGGTGCGCCATGCGGGCGATCGGCCGCTCGTGATACTCGTTTCGCGCGTGCCCGTTCGGGGGCAGCTTGGCCTTCGTCACCGGCGATCTGCCCGAGAGGAACCCCACGAGCTTGCCGCGCTCGACGAGGCGCGCGGGCTGTGCGGGCGTCCCCTCGTCGTCGTACCGATAGCAGCCCACGGCGTTCACGCCGCAGGAGCGCCGCATCGTGGGATCGTCGGTGACGCTCAGGAAGGGGGGCAGGATCTGCTTGCCCAGGTCCCGCGAGAAGGTCTGCCCCTCGCGGGTAGAGAGCAGGCGCGTCCCCTCGAGACGGTGGCCGAGCACCTCGTGGAACAGGATGCCCGCGGGCCCCGGCGCGAGGAGCACGGGGCCGGCGTACGACTTGAGCGTGGGCGCCTGGCTGAGCAGGCGAAGGACGTCGATCTTCTGCTCGATCTCGCGCACGAAGGCGTGGAGGTCGGGGAGGTCGTCCACCGTCGGGGAGACGTGCACCACGCGCGTGGCCACCGCCTCCCCCTTCTTCGTCAGCAGCCACAGGTCGCAGGCCAGCTCGCACACGCGCGACTGATCCACCACCTGGGAGCCCTCGGAGCTGACGAAGATGCGCGTCGCGTCGCGCACCCGCACCTCGACCCACGAGTTCTTCACCTCGGGGTAACGCTTCACCACGCGCGAGCTACGCACGATGAAGTCGATCCAGGCCTCCACGTCCACGGGCTGAACGGCACGCAGGCGCACGTCCTTGCGCACCACGCCGCGGCGAAACGAGGCCAGCCCGTCGGTGGGGTCGAGATAGGTGATGTGCTCCGACTTCTTGCGCAGGTAGTGCCGCACCGCCTCGCGATACCGCGCGTCGGTGAGCTTCCAGAGGTGGTACTTGAGCGCGTCGGTGTCGTTGCCGATGGGCATCTCGACGTGCTCGGAGACCTCGCCCTCGGCGTCGTGGTCGTCGAGTCCGCCCTCGGAGATCTGGTCGAAGCGATAGGACCCCACGCGGCAGTCGCAGAAGACGTTGCGCGTGTACTGGTCCGTCACCTGATTGATGTTGCCGAGGCGCCCCCAGATGTGGAGCGAGTGGATGTCCCTGAGCAGGTAGCTCAGGTAGTAGGGGCGCGGGTAGCCCGGCACCTTGAGGTGCTTCACGTTGCGACGACACTCGGCGTCCAGCGCTTGCACGAAACGTCGCGCGGTGCGCGCGTCTAGCGGCATGCTTCGATGACTCCTGCCCCTAGAACACCGATCGGTGTTCTAGTCACTCCGTCGTGACCAGAGCTGGAAACTGGCGGATCGCGACGGGGAACGCTCGCCGGTCAGCTCGTCGACAACTCGGAAATAAGGTCCTGCAGGAAGGTCGTCCGCGCAGGATCCAGGTTGGTGAAACGCACGGCGAAATCCCCGCTGCCCTCTGCGCCGTGGCGCACGACCTCTCCTTGCACGGACATGACCCGCGCCTCGTTCTCTACCACCAGGCGCAACCGCACGCGGCTCCCGACCGCCGGCGGGGTGCTGTCCTGGGCCTTCAAGAGCAGGCCCCCGGCGCTCAGATTCTGCGCCAGGTAGAAGCGCAACCCCTCGTCCGCCACCTCGTTCTCGATCCACGCCCCGTAGGGCACACGAGCGAACTTACGACGATCGGAGGCCGTACTCTTACTGTCCATGTCCACCTATCTTATCGTCCCGCGGGGGCAGAATCCAGCCTCGGCCCCTTGGGGCCAGCCGCTATTCGGTGGGCGCTCCGCGGCGCGACCCCTCCTGAAGCTCGGGGTGCTGCCGCACGACCGCCTCGTAGTAGTCAATGATGCGACGCACGTAGCGCCGCTTCTCGAGGTAGGTGCCCGGAAAGAAGCTCCGCTTGAAGCCATAGATCAGGATGCGCTTCAGGTCCCCGGCGGTCAGGTTGAGGTGCCGCACCGCCAGCTCGATCTCGTTCGACACGTCGGTGTTCGAGACGGTGCGGTTGTC
This genomic window contains:
- a CDS encoding tetratricopeptide repeat protein, with protein sequence MKRARFPWAAPRRASTLLVVVTLASWPDHSLVAQERHEGTGKHVAVFAKGEQQEREGDRLAEAGKRDDAQKAYRQAVAAYQQATVLARDYLPSYLRLSRVYGVLGMHAAAAAMLKGAVSRFPASAALKEQLGIHLTAAGYAKEGVAMLEEVVRAQPKNLAVQRVLATHYEKVGDWAKAAAALTAILDEEEDSHGERVKLGTALLRLRKLGDALEEFRKVPQGTAAYLPAQMGLSDGLVMSGKAAEALEVLRRAQTGLSADSVEGKQVALRVARTLRVLRRFNEALLRYRDYIGRAPKDAQGYFGAGECYREMRNYGQALAQLQYALQLDARSAPTYEALARTYLSQGNIRQALHMQQQAARLSPGDPRQTALLGRLQRRGGNPKKARELHAGLTEQHPTNAEFLTELGHDHYYLGQQEQAVEAYRKAVKLDAQAREARIGLVMVGLARAHQLSRARKLADAYAELEKLLDHNVMPAEVRGAMAAVALEQGDAARAQKVLAGIPANERGDWKTGLLEGRVLVALGKGAAALKVLARVGTARLSADDAGAVELATAAAELLAKQADRAVVRLRRLPGKEAQGETGKALLGQALVRRANLEWEAGRAKNALKDLVDAEASKALLGPEDVQRGRLLTALAAAEEGQRELSVRAFTGFTGSKKPAPERVMAGAYANPMGVKLLRAYLDYRAGTFDLAIKVLEPIYRQRKTNEDVSGLYTAALRQQAHKLYAAANYRGADALATKLRTTLGKPNPADELFQACLQFQMKETGPAMKAFERLAAQVPEARLNLGIFYDEVQKDKKAAYLAYVAYLRAAGGRGLPAVRQWVQTKERIFGFGGGR
- a CDS encoding YhbY family RNA-binding protein; the protein is MSELPPKLHPPTPLRGFQRRFLRAQAHALRPVVQVGRAGITDGVVEAAGQALLDHELIKVRLDEPEEKKEMATDLASRTGSHLCGLVGHTVILYRAHPEKPKLAVPTRSRPKK
- the murA gene encoding UDP-N-acetylglucosamine 1-carboxyvinyltransferase, giving the protein MDALVVRGGNRLTGEVQISGAKNAALPLIASAILTGGRNTFKNVPALNDVQTMAKVLEGMGAEVSGRRTLKVATSSIDTLEAPYELVRTMRASVLVLGPTVARYGRARVSLPGGCAIGARPIDQHLKGLAAMGAHIDLREGYVEARARKLHGAEIVCDIVTVTGTMNLMMAACLAKGRTVIENAAREPEVEELARVLNKMGGRVWGAGTPVVTIEGVDELHPIEHAIIADRIEAGTFMVAAAVTAGDVLLKGCLPEHLEAVIAKLRQAGVHVEAAQDGVRVRGAAHFEPVEITTQPHPGFPTDMQAQFMVLAALAEGQSVITETIFENRFMHVPELCRMNADVHVVGRTAMVRGPTRFHGCTVMASDLRASAALVLAGLVAKTGVTTVRRIYHLDRGYERLELKLRKLGADVRRVKEK
- a CDS encoding M23 family metallopeptidase, which produces MFARCVIFVGLLVGSGASAWALTAPKPGGVARPFGLILQAPFPCGTKFMVTTNYGLSTRLNDPGYANDYYALNFVRDEVGGGFGKPVVAVAAGTVRYADWAKNGWKGYGYLVIVEHDFKDGHSYSSAYGLLNSIAVKTGQKLTAGQTLGTLGKSGEEKLDFYKNPSLHFAMYRDSQVGSGGPYGGASMVPEPLGGAQDLAENVKAVASCATLPDGGVKLDGTVTEAGMPPKDGGVGEALPARDQGPVGDGGGSGDGRSTDASATEGGGPARQDGAAPPPLANGEAPASCAALPGATAGRGLELLAALGLVALCARLAGGRRRRR
- a CDS encoding TldD/PmbA family protein; the encoded protein is MPLDARTARRFVQALDAECRRNVKHLKVPGYPRPYYLSYLLRDIHSLHIWGRLGNINQVTDQYTRNVFCDCRVGSYRFDQISEGGLDDHDAEGEVSEHVEMPIGNDTDALKYHLWKLTDARYREAVRHYLRKKSEHITYLDPTDGLASFRRGVVRKDVRLRAVQPVDVEAWIDFIVRSSRVVKRYPEVKNSWVEVRVRDATRIFVSSEGSQVVDQSRVCELACDLWLLTKKGEAVATRVVHVSPTVDDLPDLHAFVREIEQKIDVLRLLSQAPTLKSYAGPVLLAPGPAGILFHEVLGHRLEGTRLLSTREGQTFSRDLGKQILPPFLSVTDDPTMRRSCGVNAVGCYRYDDEGTPAQPARLVERGKLVGFLSGRSPVTKAKLPPNGHARNEYHERPIARMAHLIVEAEKGVSHAELRRLFLEELRRQKLPFGIMILEAEGGETATDSYDFQAFMGQVTLAVQVWADGRENLVRNVNFVGTPLSALRNVVAAGDSPRCDNAYCGAESGVVPVSTTSPAILMSNLELQAGDQRKFVQYVLPMPFEKKAALRGRARRRRS
- a CDS encoding PilZ domain-containing protein; protein product: MDSKSTASDRRKFARVPYGAWIENEVADEGLRFYLAQNLSAGGLLLKAQDSTPPAVGSRVRLRLVVENEARVMSVQGEVVRHGAEGSGDFAVRFTNLDPARTTFLQDLISELSTS